The following are from one region of the Escherichia sp. E4742 genome:
- the lepB gene encoding signal peptidase I, with the protein MANMFALILVIATLVTGILWCVDKFFFAPKRRERQAAAQAAAGDSLDKATLKKVAPKPGWLETGASVFPVLAIVLIVRSFIYEPFQIPSGSMMPTLLIGDFILVEKFAYGIKDPIYQKTLIETGHPKRGDIVVFKYPEDPKLDYIKRAVGLPGDKVTYDPVAKEVTIQPGCSSGQACENALPVTYSNVEPSDFVQTFSRRNGGEATSGFFEVPKNETKENGIRLSERKETLGDVTHRILTVPIAQDQVGMYYQQPGQQLATWIVPPGQYFMMGDNRDNSADSRYWGFVPEANLVGRATAIWMSFDKQEGEWPTGVRLSRIGGIH; encoded by the coding sequence ATGGCGAATATGTTTGCCCTGATTCTGGTGATTGCCACACTGGTGACGGGCATTTTATGGTGCGTGGATAAATTCTTTTTCGCACCTAAACGACGGGAACGTCAGGCAGCGGCGCAAGCTGCTGCCGGGGATTCACTGGATAAAGCAACACTGAAAAAGGTTGCGCCGAAGCCAGGCTGGCTGGAAACCGGGGCTTCTGTATTTCCGGTGCTGGCTATCGTATTGATTGTGCGTTCATTTATTTATGAACCGTTCCAGATTCCGTCAGGTTCGATGATGCCGACTCTGTTAATCGGTGACTTCATTCTGGTAGAGAAATTTGCTTATGGCATTAAAGATCCTATTTACCAGAAAACATTGATCGAAACCGGCCATCCGAAACGTGGCGATATCGTGGTCTTCAAATACCCGGAAGATCCGAAGCTTGATTACATCAAGCGAGCGGTAGGTTTACCGGGCGATAAAGTCACTTATGATCCGGTCGCGAAAGAAGTGACCATTCAACCTGGATGCAGTTCTGGTCAGGCTTGTGAAAACGCGCTGCCGGTAACTTATTCCAACGTTGAACCGAGCGATTTCGTACAGACCTTCTCGCGTCGTAACGGCGGGGAAGCGACCAGTGGCTTCTTTGAAGTGCCGAAAAACGAAACCAAAGAAAATGGTATTCGTCTTTCCGAACGTAAAGAGACGTTGGGCGATGTAACGCATCGTATCCTGACTGTGCCAATCGCCCAGGATCAGGTAGGGATGTATTACCAGCAACCAGGACAACAACTGGCAACCTGGATTGTCCCGCCGGGTCAATACTTCATGATGGGCGATAACCGCGACAACAGCGCGGACAGCCGTTACTGGGGCTTTGTGCCGGAAGCGAATCTGGTAGGTCGGGCAACGGCAATCTGGATGAGTTTCGATAAGCAAGAAGGTGAATGGCCGACAGGTGTGCGCTTAAGTCGCATTGGTGGCATCCATTAA
- the lepA gene encoding translation elongation factor 4, translating into MKNIRNFSIIAHIDHGKSTLSDRIIQICGGLSDREMEAQVLDSMDLERERGITIKAQSVTLDYKASDGETYQLNFIDTPGHVDFSYEVSRSLAACEGALLVVDAGQGVEAQTLANCYTAMEMDLEVVPVLNKIDLPAADPERVAEEIEDIVGIDATDAVRCSAKTGVGVQDVLERLVRDIPPPEGDPEGPLQALIIDSWFDNYLGVVSLIRIKNGILRKGDKVKVMSTGQTYNADRLGIFTPKQVDRTELKCGEVGWLVCAIKDIHGAPVGDTLTLARNPAEKALPGFKKVKPQVYAGLFPVSSDDYEAFRDALGKLSLNDASLFYEPESSTALGFGFRCGFLGLLHMEIIQERLEREYDLDLITTAPTVVYEVETTAKEVIYVDSPSKLPAVNNIYELREPIAECHMLLPQAYLGNVITLCVEKRGVQTNMVYHGNQVALTYEIPMAEVVLDFFDRLKSTSRGYASLDYNFKRFQASDMVRVDVLINGERVDALALITHRDNSQNRGRELVEKMKDLIPRQQFDIAIQAAIGTHIIARSTVKQLRKNVLAKCYGGDISRKKKLLQKQKEGKKRMKQIGNVELPQEAFLAILHVGKDNK; encoded by the coding sequence ATGAAGAATATACGTAACTTTTCGATCATAGCTCACATTGACCACGGTAAATCGACGCTGTCTGACCGTATTATCCAGATCTGCGGTGGCCTGTCTGACCGTGAAATGGAGGCGCAGGTTCTCGATTCCATGGATCTTGAGCGTGAGCGTGGCATTACCATCAAAGCGCAAAGCGTGACGCTGGACTACAAAGCGTCTGACGGTGAAACCTATCAGCTTAACTTTATCGACACCCCGGGCCACGTAGACTTCTCCTATGAAGTTTCCCGTTCGCTGGCTGCCTGTGAAGGTGCATTGCTGGTGGTTGACGCCGGGCAGGGCGTAGAAGCGCAAACTCTGGCGAACTGCTACACCGCGATGGAGATGGATCTCGAAGTGGTGCCGGTACTGAACAAGATTGACCTGCCGGCAGCCGATCCTGAACGCGTGGCGGAAGAAATTGAAGATATTGTTGGTATCGACGCCACCGATGCGGTGCGCTGTTCAGCGAAAACCGGCGTTGGCGTGCAGGACGTTCTCGAACGTCTGGTGCGCGACATTCCGCCGCCGGAAGGCGATCCAGAAGGTCCGTTACAGGCGCTGATTATCGACTCCTGGTTCGATAACTACCTGGGCGTTGTTTCACTTATCCGTATTAAAAACGGCATCCTGCGTAAGGGCGACAAAGTGAAAGTTATGAGCACCGGGCAGACTTATAACGCCGACCGCCTGGGGATCTTCACGCCGAAACAGGTTGATCGTACTGAACTGAAATGCGGCGAAGTAGGCTGGCTGGTGTGTGCGATCAAAGACATCCATGGTGCACCGGTAGGCGATACCTTAACGCTGGCGCGTAATCCGGCAGAAAAAGCGTTGCCTGGGTTTAAGAAAGTTAAACCGCAGGTATATGCCGGTCTGTTCCCGGTAAGTTCCGACGACTATGAAGCCTTCCGTGACGCGTTGGGCAAACTCAGCCTGAACGACGCTTCACTGTTCTATGAGCCAGAAAGCTCAACGGCGCTGGGCTTTGGTTTCCGCTGCGGCTTCCTCGGCCTGTTGCACATGGAGATCATTCAGGAACGTCTGGAACGTGAATACGATCTTGACCTGATTACCACAGCACCGACAGTAGTGTATGAAGTTGAAACTACGGCAAAAGAAGTTATCTACGTCGACAGCCCATCCAAGCTGCCAGCGGTAAATAACATCTACGAACTGCGCGAGCCGATTGCAGAGTGTCACATGCTGCTGCCGCAAGCGTATCTCGGTAACGTCATTACCCTGTGCGTGGAAAAACGCGGTGTACAGACCAACATGGTCTATCACGGAAACCAGGTAGCGCTGACCTACGAGATCCCGATGGCGGAAGTGGTGCTTGATTTCTTCGACCGACTGAAATCTACCTCGCGTGGTTATGCGTCTTTGGATTACAACTTCAAACGCTTCCAGGCTTCTGACATGGTGCGTGTTGACGTCTTAATCAACGGTGAACGTGTTGATGCGCTGGCATTGATCACCCACCGTGATAATTCGCAAAACCGTGGTCGTGAGCTGGTGGAGAAGATGAAAGATCTGATTCCACGCCAGCAGTTTGATATCGCTATTCAGGCAGCGATTGGAACGCACATCATTGCGCGTTCTACCGTGAAGCAGCTGCGTAAAAACGTACTGGCTAAATGCTATGGTGGTGATATCAGCCGTAAGAAAAAGCTGCTGCAGAAGCAGAAAGAAGGTAAGAAACGTATGAAGCAGATCGGTAACGTTGAGCTGCCGCAGGAAGCGTTCCTTGCCATTCTGCACGTCGGCAAAGACAACAAATAA
- the rseC gene encoding SoxR-reducing system protein RseC encodes MIKEWATVVSWQNGQALVSCDVKASCSSCASRAGCGSRVLNKLGPQTTHTIVVPCDEPLVPGQKVELGIAEGSLLSSALLVYMSPLVGLFLVASLFQLLFASDIAALCGAILGGVGGFLIARGYSRKLAARAEWQPIILSVALPPGLVRFETSSEDASQ; translated from the coding sequence ATGATCAAAGAGTGGGCTACCGTCGTCTCCTGGCAAAACGGGCAGGCGCTGGTCAGTTGTGATGTCAAAGCCTCATGCAGCAGCTGCGCTTCCCGCGCTGGCTGCGGCAGTCGCGTGTTGAATAAACTTGGTCCGCAAACGACACATACCATCGTCGTACCCTGTGATGAGCCGTTAGTGCCGGGGCAAAAAGTGGAATTAGGAATCGCTGAAGGTAGCCTGCTTAGTTCCGCATTACTGGTTTATATGTCGCCACTGGTGGGATTATTCCTTGTTGCTTCGTTATTTCAGCTACTCTTTGCTTCAGACATCGCGGCGTTATGCGGCGCAATTCTTGGTGGCGTTGGTGGATTCCTGATTGCGCGCGGCTACTCGCGAAAGCTTGCTGCCCGGGCTGAATGGCAACCGATCATTTTAAGCGTGGCATTGCCGCCAGGCCTTGTGCGGTTTGAAACATCTTCGGAAGACGCGAGCCAGTGA
- the rseB gene encoding sigma-E factor regulatory protein RseB, with amino-acid sequence MKQLWFAMSLVTGSLLFSANASATPASGALLQQMNLASQSLNYELSFISINKQGVESLRYRHARLDNRPLAQLLQMDGPRREVVQRGNEISYFEPGLEPFTLNGDYIVDSLPSLIYTDFKRLSPYYDFISVGRTRIADRLCEVIRVVARDGTRYSYIVWMDTESKLPMRVDLLDRDGETLEQFRVIAFNVNQDISSSMQTLAKANLPPLLSVPVGEKAKFNWTPTWLPQGFSEVSSSRRPLPTMDNMPIESRLYSDGLFSFSVNVNRATPSSTDQMLRTGRRTVSTSIRDNAEITIVGELPPQTAKRIAENIKFGTAQ; translated from the coding sequence ATGAAGCAACTTTGGTTTGCCATGTCATTAGTGACAGGTAGCCTGTTATTCTCTGCTAACGCCTCGGCCACTCCCGCGTCCGGGGCGTTATTACAGCAGATGAACCTGGCCAGTCAGTCACTGAATTACGAGCTGTCATTCATCAGCATCAATAAACAGGGTGTTGAGTCTCTGCGTTATCGACATGCACGCCTCGATAACCGTCCGCTTGCACAGCTGTTGCAAATGGATGGCCCGCGCCGGGAAGTGGTACAGCGCGGCAATGAAATCAGCTACTTTGAGCCGGGCCTTGAACCGTTCACGCTTAATGGCGATTACATTGTTGATTCTCTGCCATCGCTCATTTATACCGATTTCAAACGCCTTTCTCCTTACTACGACTTTATCTCCGTGGGACGCACGCGTATTGCTGATCGTCTTTGCGAAGTCATTCGCGTAGTCGCCCGTGATGGCACACGCTACAGCTACATTGTGTGGATGGACACCGAATCGAAATTACCGATGCGGGTTGATCTCCTTGATCGCGATGGTGAAACGCTGGAACAATTTCGCGTGATTGCTTTTAATGTCAATCAGGATATCAGCAGCAGTATGCAGACGCTGGCGAAGGCGAACTTGCCTCCACTGCTTTCTGTTCCTGTAGGTGAAAAAGCCAAATTCAACTGGACTCCAACCTGGTTGCCGCAAGGGTTTAGCGAAGTCTCCAGTAGCCGACGCCCGTTGCCCACGATGGACAATATGCCCATCGAATCACGTCTCTATTCCGACGGCTTGTTCAGCTTCTCGGTGAACGTTAACCGCGCGACGCCATCGAGCACCGATCAGATGTTGCGTACCGGACGCCGAACAGTCAGCACCAGCATACGTGACAACGCGGAAATCACTATTGTTGGTGAACTACCGCCGCAAACGGCGAAACGCATTGCCGAGAACATTAAGTTCGGGACCGCGCAATGA
- the rseA gene encoding anti-sigma-E factor RseA — MQKEQLSALMDGETLDSELLNELAHNPEMQKTWESYHLIRDSMRGDTPELLHFDISSRVMAAIEEEPVRQPTTLIPEAQPAPHQWQKMPFWQKVRPWAAQLTQMGVAACVSLAVIVGVQHYNGQSETSQQPETPVFNTLPMMGKASPVSLGVPSEATANNGQQQQVQEQRRRINAMLQDYELQRRLHSEQLQFEQAQTQQAAVQVPGIQTLGTQSQ; from the coding sequence ATGCAGAAAGAACAACTTTCCGCTTTAATGGATGGCGAAACGCTGGATAGTGAGCTGCTTAACGAACTGGCTCACAACCCGGAAATGCAGAAAACCTGGGAAAGCTATCACTTAATCCGTGACTCTATGCGGGGTGATACTCCTGAGTTGCTTCATTTCGATATTTCATCACGCGTGATGGCCGCCATTGAAGAAGAGCCCGTTCGTCAACCGACGACATTGATCCCAGAGGCCCAGCCTGCGCCGCATCAATGGCAGAAAATGCCATTCTGGCAGAAAGTACGTCCATGGGCGGCACAGCTTACCCAAATGGGCGTAGCGGCATGTGTATCGCTTGCAGTTATCGTTGGCGTCCAGCACTATAATGGACAATCTGAAACGTCCCAGCAGCCCGAAACACCGGTATTTAATACTCTGCCGATGATGGGGAAAGCCAGTCCGGTAAGTCTGGGAGTACCTTCTGAAGCGACCGCAAACAATGGTCAACAGCAGCAGGTACAGGAGCAGCGTCGTCGCATTAATGCCATGTTGCAGGATTACGAACTGCAACGTCGACTCCACTCTGAACAGCTTCAGTTTGAGCAGGCACAAACACAGCAAGCCGCTGTACAGGTGCCAGGAATTCAAACTTTAGGAACGCAATCGCAGTAA
- the rpoE gene encoding RNA polymerase sigma factor RpoE has protein sequence MSEQLTDQVLVERVQKGDQKAFNLLVVRYQHKVASLVSRYVPSGDVPDVVQEAFIKAYRALDSFRGDSAFYTWLYRIAVNTAKNYLVAQGRRPPSSDVDAIEAENFESGGALKEISNPENLMLSEELRQIVFRTIESLPEDLRMAITLRELDGLSYEEIAAIMDCPVGTVRSRIFRAREAIDNKVQPLIRR, from the coding sequence ATGAGCGAGCAGTTAACGGACCAGGTCCTGGTTGAACGGGTCCAGAAGGGAGATCAGAAAGCTTTTAACTTACTGGTAGTGCGCTATCAGCATAAAGTGGCGAGTCTGGTTTCCCGCTATGTGCCGTCGGGTGATGTTCCCGATGTGGTACAAGAAGCTTTTATTAAAGCCTATCGTGCGCTGGATTCGTTCCGGGGAGATAGTGCTTTTTATACATGGCTGTATCGGATTGCTGTAAATACAGCGAAAAATTACCTGGTTGCTCAGGGGCGTCGTCCACCTTCCAGTGATGTGGATGCCATTGAAGCAGAAAACTTCGAAAGTGGCGGCGCGCTGAAAGAAATTTCGAACCCTGAGAACTTAATGTTGTCAGAAGAACTGAGACAGATAGTTTTCCGAACTATTGAGTCCCTCCCGGAAGATTTACGCATGGCAATAACCTTGCGGGAGCTGGATGGCCTGAGCTATGAAGAGATAGCCGCTATCATGGATTGTCCGGTAGGTACGGTGCGTTCACGTATCTTCCGAGCGAGGGAAGCTATTGATAACAAAGTTCAACCGCTTATCAGGCGTTGA
- the rseD gene encoding rpoE leader peptide RseD: protein MIRLQHDKQKQMRYGTLQKRDTLTFCLLKLQLMEWRFDSAWKFGLGRLYLG, encoded by the coding sequence ATGATCCGTCTACAGCATGACAAACAAAAACAGATGCGTTACGGAACTTTACAAAAACGAGACACTCTAACGTTTTGCTTGCTCAAATTGCAGCTAATGGAGTGGCGTTTCGATAGCGCGTGGAAATTTGGTTTGGGGAGACTTTACCTCGGATGA